One Lagenorhynchus albirostris chromosome 7, mLagAlb1.1, whole genome shotgun sequence genomic window, GAGTATCACCTCTGCTTATAACTATTTTATGTATTAGAACCATAGATGCTTTATAAGATTAATTTACTTTGTCAAAAAACATTCCTTAATAAACACCTATTTTATGAACCAGTTCTAACCATAATTATAAAGATAACGCACTGTGGGCATAGAGCTGGGTGCAGGTTTGTGTTTAAGGGTATAAATGGTAACAGCTTTGTGTTTAAGGGTATAAATGATAACATTCTCCTTAGTGTAAGAACCAGTGACGCTGATATTTTGTATCAAGTCTGAgtctctggctttcttttctctttgtactGGACAGCTGCAACCCCTGGGCTGCAACATGATTAATGTTTCCAGTGATGAGCACGGGATTATTCCAGACTCCCTCAGAGAAATACTCtccaaatggaaaccagaagattCAAAGAACCCCGAGAAAAACACCCCCAAATTTCTTTATACTGTCCCAAATGGCAACAACCCTGCTGGGAACTCATTAACAACTAACCGCAAAAAGGAAATCTATGAGGTATTTTCAAAGAATGTGCTATGTGGCTGTGTTCTTGTTTTGTTCTGACCCTTTAGAAGAGTGCTCTGCAAGTTCCTTCTCATTACCCCTTGCTCTCAAGGAAGATGATTTTTAGTAAAAGGAAGTCATCTATGCCAGGGTCACCATGAATTTAAATTCAAGAAACTATTACACTCTTGTTGActatgagatttttctttccctttaattgatattttcaatgAAGGAAATGTTACTCTTGGTGTGATGTTAAACTTTATGAGGCTATTTAATAATTGGCCCCAAgtttgattttcattattttatgtttgtattttcaACCTGTCCCTTCCCTTTCCTACTTCTTGTCATTTCAGGTTACAAAGACATTCCTTTAAAATAGGAGGCAGGCTCCTTTTGTAAAGTCTCCTCTAGGTAGCTGAACATGATGCCTAAGATTTTCACTATAAACACTGTTCTAAAATCACATATTAAGCTACACAGAAACAAGTACAAAGAACTATGATTCCAAGTGATTTTCATCTTCGAGCGCtctgaagaaataaatatgcTCCTTTAACCTTTTTTAGCTCGCAAGAAAATACGACTTCCTCATCATAGAAGACGATCCTTACTATTTTATGCAGTTCAACAAGGTAAGTGCAGTGTCAACTCAGCCCACAATCAGTAGACAAGTGGCTGTAAGTTACTGTGCTGATGTGAGTTTAGCCGGGCTGCCGAGCATTTTCATCTCTGGTATTACTGCTCTTTCCAGAAATTCCTTTCCTTTAGAATAGCGGCTggctctctgtgccaggcacgtgGAGGGTCGAGTGAGTCAAGGGTGAGGGTCGTCTGGACTCCAAATCCAGGCCGTGGCTCCTTAGACATCGTGCCAGGGTTACGGAGTGGGTGTCTCCTTGGGTGTCAACCTCAGTCTCTCGGGGGTGGCTGACGGGCGGAGGACTTGGGAGGCGTGTCCAGGCGGAAGGAGAAGGACGGCCGCGCTCGCTCATGAGGCggtggtgggcagaggaggggcgTGCCTAGCATCATGCTTCCCGCTCGCCATCCCTGTCACTTAGGGTCGGGGACTTTCCTGCAGAATCATGGGCTTTTAGATCCTTTCCCACTATATATGTACACCACTGTCCACAAGCACGGTTTCCTAGGAGACAGCAGTAGTGGTACAGACTCCCAATGCCCAATTCCGCAAAATCCAACACTGTATTTGCTCTCAGGGCTGCACAGAACAAACACATGCACTCAGTCCCCACTCTATATCTACGGAGAAGAAACAGAACTCTTGGCTTTTTATCTAGTTTGCCTGAATACCATGTCTGCCTGCCGCCCACCTTCAACACGACCATGGCCCCCTTTCTTGTTGGCATTTACGTTTGAAGTACATATGGAAGTTTCAGCATTGCAGACCGACTACACTGCTCGTCTTCCCTTGcacctttgttttgtttctagttGGTCTAAGGCTCAGCATCTCTTCCTAAACAGCCCTGAATGCTGACGGCCCTCTTCGCTTTGGTCTTTTCCAAACTAGTTTTTCTTGAATCCTTCCTCGAAATCTGTTCATCCTGGATCTCAAGCCTTGGGACGAGGAGGTCCTGTGTGAGGTTCCTCTAAACTCACGGGAGTGGCAGCGTGAGCAAGTGCGAGgacgtgtgtgtgtatttggcaGAAAAGCCGTGAAGATCGGCAGATACGAATAGAAGAACGTGCATCTCTGGTTCTTACTCCATTTCAAAGGGCTGAGATGAAGACAAGGAAAAGGATGTTTGTCCTACTGTTCTCCAAATCCATTCCTCCCCAGTCTCTGCACAAAGTAGGGATACGGTCTCTAACAGACTTCCCAAACCAAcagtatttttcttccatttcaagcCCTGGGCGCCGACTTTTCTCTCCATGGATGTTGATGGGCGTGTCATCCGAGCTGACTCTTTTTCCAAAGTCCTGTCCTCTGGGTAAGGCCCTGGCTGTGCCTGCAGGCTGCATCTAAAGGTGACAGAGGCTGCACCTCAGCAAACAGTTCTCATTTAAGATACCTGTATTCCCATTTGATTTTATCTATTAATACCGGGCTTTTCTACCAATCCTTCCGAGTGGTCAAAGATACTTGGCCATTAAGCTATAGCTTAATGGGGACTGGTCAGGTTTTTGGTTACATATACGAAAGAGCACATTTAGAAATACCTGGTCAGATATGCATTCTAACTatacaatttaatttaaatgtgtattttaaataagaatttgatTTATTAGAATGGGTTAACTGTCTAGGTCCATTTGTCCCCAGGTCGCAACTATCTTCCCCATGAAATCACTAACAAGGTATTAATTGTTAATGCAGGGTTGGTACTgtgccttttctctctttgtgcaGGTTGCGAATAGGGTTTATAACTGGTCCAAAGCCCTTGATCGAGAGAATTGTTTTACACACAGAAGTTTCAACAATGCACACCAGCACTTTCACTCAGGTAGGAATTTTTTGAATCAgatcataaaataaaacagatgttGGCAAATATGACTGAGTgaacatggcagagagagaaatcACTGATTGCATCTCTAGATCCGCATGGACTGAATTAGGAGACCACGCACAGCAGATGTTTGCTCTAAATAGCAAAAGAGATTGGAATGGACCTGGTGCTGTTTCACAGTGTAGACCAAACTCCTTGAGGGTCAGAGATCTTCTTATTCAACTGTGTCCTGGCATCTAGCCCAGGAATCCCATAAAAACTGCGTTGGACTCAACAGGGCGGAAGAGGTTTGGTGAAGTAATGCACTGTTAGCTTCGTTGTCCTGGAATCTGAGAGcaagggttcaaacccgtgtggTGGCCCGATGTCTGCCTTCACTGCCCATGTGCTAAGCTCCCTACAGACACCAGCTGGAATGTATTTTaactaaaatacagtaaaattatttttggagAATGTATAAATTTCTTTACAAGCTTTGAGAAATTATTGGACCCATCTCTAAGGCAATCTTGAGAATCAGACCTTAAGGACAGAACTGCTACCTAAGAACGCAAAAGGGGTAGTTTATGTAGAATGGACATTTCTTTGACATTATACATTCCACGAAGTGCAGATATCCCATGTTTTATCAAGTTGGGGGCTTTTTCTATATTATCTGTTATCAACCAAATTTCACTATCCATTTAGAACATTTAGGACTTTCATTCTGGATACAAAAATCTCTAAATATATTGTATAACTTCATATATAGACTGTACGTGTTTTATATTTAGAGAGGCCATCTAGGGCGGCAGTTAGTGGGTGGATCTGGGGCTGGACAGTCTGACCTAAGTCCAGGCTCTGTGATGAGCAGTGACTGCAGGAAAGTTAATTTCACCTTGTGCCTCATTCTCTTTATCAGAAGAGTGGAAATAATGACCTGCCTCATAAGGGTATTACAAAGATCAACTTAGCTGAAATACATTCATATGGTACAGCAGTTTCCAGCACATAGCAAGCaccatataaatatttgttatttttactattattgttgtcattgttattaATCAACGTTGTTATAAGTCGCTGACCCTATAAGGCTTCGTGCAGGTTGTTGCATCTTCTTAGGGTCGTTTGCACATAATCAAGAGTGATTTGCTGTTATGTTTGgcagaaaaacacattttagagGATGAACCTTATAACTGTCTCATCCCTTTTAGCTGCTGGTATCACAGCTTCTACACCAATGGGGAGAAGAGGGCTTCCTGGCTCATGTAGAGAGGTACTGTATTTTAGGTTCCATACTTTATATAGAAATGGACTTTTCTCTATTAATTTTCACTTttgaattattccaaaataatggAAAGCCCACAATGGTAAAAATGTTTACCATCAGACAGGTCAAATAAATACGCTCTATTTCCTCATCAAGGACTCAACATTTTCATCAAGATAGAAAATAGATTCTTACAGAATGGACTCCAGAGCCTTTTAGTGTCTGCAATCAATGTAGCAAACACatccttttcattgttttcttcttctagGGTTATTGATTTCTATAGGAAGCAGAGGGATGCATTATTGGCAGCTGCAGACAAGTGGTTAAGTGGTGAGTGGAACTTACATCCTGTCCTGGGATGAACAGTAGCCCTTATATGAGTGAGTGATACACACCACAGAGTATTGTTAATaaccctggggaaggaaacagggtCCAGGAGTATTCTTGTCAAGAAAATGTTACCCTGTGAATGATCTCAGAAGTAAGAGCACAAACCCTGGCACGACTCTACGCATTTCTACTATAACTGACTGCTGCAAAGTAACTGTGGTTTGAAGAAAAACGACCAATTAGTCTAACAATCAACCAGCAATAACCTACTTAAAGTTAAATAATATCTGTACTCAAAAGGTTTTCAAAATTTTGCTCCAAATAGAAGAGGAATTGTGAAATCAACAACATACTCCTTTACTGACTCTATAAAGACAAAACAGTACAATCTAAGGCAGGTTTCTCATTACAGACAATTTGCCTTTTAATCGTTAACCTCATTTATCTAGTATTTTCTATTGCTAATTTGATTTCAGAATGGTTtagatttaattttctattaaggaagaaagtaaaatgaattgCATGGCTTTAATTACACCACTAAAAATGCCTTTGGCAAGAATAACAGTAAATACAAAGTATTCACTTCTTATTTCCCTCATATCTTTTTCCCTACGTAGTCCTGGTAAAAACACAATTACTATCTTTTTGATAAGAGTACTATTCTACAACTTCCTATAGTGAAGTTGAAAAAAAGGCTTTAATCAacatcaaggttttttttttaaaggtaataatcaaaatcaaaataattattcttcCTTCTTGGTTTCTCTATCCTTATGTTCAATGAAGCATAAAGCCTTCCAATGAccagaatttcttaattttatgtaCTCCTTTCATAATTAACTACATTCTGATAAAAACTTCAATTCATTAGACTTATGAACAGTTACATAAATGATAGGATTTATTGAAACACTAGAAGCCTCTAGAAAGAGTTGAGGAATCCGCTCCTAAAACTGAAAGAGCCATGATCGGCTTAGGGGCAATTCTAAGGAAGGGAGGTGGGCATGGCACTGGATTTCCCGCACTGCCCTGAGACCCACTAAAATCATAAACACACgagtctcctctctccctttcaaaCCCTcaccttactttttaaaataaaactcagagCATCAATTTTCAGAACtcataaaactatatttttaaaaatgctatcacTGAAGGAACTTTTTTGGAAACACTAGTTTATAGTTACTGCAATTTGTCATTTCAGCGATATAGTTGACATCATCAGAAATGGTCTCGggaaatatttcttctcttttgtttgtaGGTTTGGCAGAATGGCAAGTTCCTACTGCTGGAATGTTTTTATGGGTTAAAATTAAGGGCCTTCATGATGTAAGAAAACTGATTGAAGAGAAAGCCTTTAAGAAAGAGGTAAAACAGCAAGAAAagctacattttttctttaaagtaataTCTTAATAAAATGGCAAGAGATATCTATCGTTGCCCACCAACCCAAGGCATAACGTTTGCCTATCAGATACATTGACTCCTTACTAAGAACAGAATAGATTTTGGGTTACGGAATTAGTCTCCTGGTCTAAACCAGGGGAAATACAGTCATTCAGCTCAGCTACTGATTAGCTTAGTGGCtaagagcacagtctctggaggCACGTCCTTGGGTGTGAATcccagctccagccctgccctTATATGTGGCGTTGGGTACAATGCAGATAATAAGAATCCCTCCCTCTTAGGGTTGCTATGATGATGAAAGCAATAAATATGGATAAAGTACTTAGACccatacctggcacatagtaaatgcttgaTGAGTATTAGccagtaatattttttattatttcttaaaaatttttattggagtatagttgatttacaatgttgtgttagtttcaggtgtacagcaaagagattcagttatacatatacatatatccactcttttttagattcttttcccatataggccattacagagtatggagtagagttccctgtgctatacagtagggccttcttagttatctgttttatatatagtagttgtatatgtcaatcccaaactcccaatttaacCCTCCTCCCCttacccactggtaaccataagccattagtattaaaataaaaggacTTTTTTCCTGATTAGGAAAGTAAAGCATACTCATGGTAACATGATTCTTCATTAAAGCatattgaaaatgttttaaatagccCATAATTTTACCACCCAGATTTTATGAccatttgtgaaatattttcttgaacAACTTGTATATATCTAGTAGTTTGTCTATGAAATTGTTTTTTTATGAAAGTATAAtgctttacaatattacattagtttcaggtgtacaacatagtgattcaatatttttaacaattagactccacttaaagttattataaaaaattggttatattccctgtgctgtacaatatatcattggatcttctttattttatacataatagtttgtacctcttaatcctctacccctgtcgtgcccttcccccttccctcttcccactggtaagcACCAGTTTGTCTCTATTAtgtgtctctttctttttgtttattcattttatttttttagattctgcatataagtgcatatttgtctttctctgacttatttcactaagcataataccctccaagtccatccatgttgtcacaaatggcattatttcattcattttataactcTGTGTATcacatcactatatatatatatatatatatatatatatatatcacatattctttatccattcatctgttgatgggcacttaggttgtttccatatcttggcaattataaataatgctgaaatgaacactggggtgcatgtatctttttttttttttttgtggtacgcggcctctcactgttgtggcctctcccgttgtggagcacaggctccggacgcgcaggctcagcggctgtggctcacgggccttgccgctccgcggcatgtgggatcttcccagaccagggcacgaacccgtgtcccctacattggcaggcggactctcaaccactgtgccaccagggaagccccaagcatgtatcttttttaattagtgttttcattttctttggacatatacccacaagtggattgctgggtcatgtggtagttctatttttcgttttttgaggaacctccatacaatGTTCCATAatgcttcaccaatttacattcccaccaacagtttacaagtgttcccttttctctgcatcctcgccagcatttgttgtttgttgtcCATTTGCTGGTTGCTATTTTAATAAGTGTgacgtgatatctcattgtggttttgatttgcattgatgattaatgattaatgattgGCATTAACCTGATGATTAacgatgtagagcatcttttcatgtgctttttagccatctgtatgtcttctctggaaaaatgtacattcaggtcttgtgcccattttttaatcgggtggTTTGTTTGTCTGATATGGCTGTGCAATTATTTTACAGGATTAAAATTACACAGAAAAGTTTATATcctgtttttttcacttaaaattagcCCACAaggatttctaatttttttttctccttttatacttAAATCATAAGTCTACTTAGATTTCATTCAGAGGCACTAATTAAGCTGAGACGTCTAAATATGCTTCTGTGTCGCTTTCCAATTTAGCAAATCAATCAACCATTCTCCATTAATTAATTCCTTTATCATGTTCGTCACTCTTTTGTAAACACCAAGATCTGTTTCTAGTATCACTTTTGTCTTGAGGCAGTGAGTACAAAGAACAGATCGTGTTGTTGTTGGCAAACTCCTGTGCTAGAGCATAAGAGACAGTCTAGAGGTCAGAACTGGGAACTGGCTGCCTGGACCCAAGAGCCAATCCACTCCCCTGGGAAAGTCACTCATTCCCTGTAATCATCATACCTGACCGCAGGACTCATGctttattaattgttttaatgttaataacagcacatagaaagtgcttaataaatacttaaatgaCTTAACTCATATAAGTGCATTTTAGTACAATAAatcaattttattacattttctttgctttgttaTCACTGCCATTATTATTCACAATATTGGATAAGTGGCTATTTGTTTGTATCCCTGAGCTAGGAGATAAGGATACAGGcttcatattttattatagtttttttcaGTTCCTTTTATTCATTCCATATAGCCTGTTGCATGGACCGTCAACTTTTCTAAATAGCCTCTATCTTTAACACAACTCTCTTAACCCAGATTTCGGTCACCTTGCAAGACTACTGCCCCCCCTTCTGCACAGAAACTGGCTTCTGGCACATCCCTAAACTGTTCCCCAATATTGGTAGAAATTATGGTTTCCATTTCACtgttaatcaggaaaaaaaaaccacctcaTCTTCGGCCTTGAAATTTTCTCGCCAGAATGCCCCCAAATCATTTCATTCCCAGCTCACCTAACTTCAACAACCAGGGGCCAGATCTACACCGTGAAAAAACAAGCAGTTTCTTAAAGTTCTGAATGTCATGATTTTACTAGACAACAATCTCGAAGACTTAACACAACCCAGTCACAACCCAGTTCTGACTCACGCACAGTTTTCAAAGATGTGGTCTACAGGCTCCTCTGCTCCTGCCGTGAGTCAGAGACCCAGGTTCCTACCACCTTCTTGCTCTGAGTTTTTCAACACACGGATCCATGATGACCGCAGCATTGAGGGCATGGGGGGTCACACAGGGAGACGTTCAGGGCCAGGCCGAGAAGTAGCACCACAACTTCCCCTCTCCTGGCTGGGATTCAATCACGCAGCCACAGGCATCTAGAAAGAGGCTGCGGACAGTGTGTTTTCATGCACAGGAAGCAGAAGACACATGCTCTGGGGCAGCAAGCTGTTGGCCACAGAAGTCACCAAGAAGAGCAGGTGTCCCACCATTTTGACACCATTACCTatcatttttattccttcacTCTATGTATTAAGTGTTTCCACCTCTATGAGTGACCAATTTTCTTTGCACCTCGGGGACACTACACTCTGTATCTTCTTCCTGACAGACTCTTCCCCTACTTTTTGCTTGGCCTACGCCTACTTATCTTTCAACTCCAGGCTGAAAGGTCACCCCCAAATTTGTTAACTCTAAAAGGGTATttaacactgattgatttgcagatgttgaaaaatccttgcatccctgggataaatcccacttgatcatggtgtatgatctttttgatgtgttattggattcggtttgctagtattttgttaaggatcttttcatctatgttcattagttatattggcctgtaattttcttttcttgtggcgtctttgtctgattttggtgtagggtgatagtggcctcatagaatgagttaggaagtgtccctttctctgcaattttttggaatagtttcagaaggataggtgttaactcttctctaaatgtttgatagaatttacctgtgaagccatctggtcctggacttttgcttgttggaagtttttaactCACtggttcaatttcagtgctggtaacttctctgttcatattttctctttcttcctgcttcaggtttggaaggttgtacctttcccagaatttggccatttcttctaggttgtccattttattagtatatacttgcttgtagtagtcccttatggtcctttatatttctgtggtgttggttgtaacttcttcttttcatttctgattttactgagTTGGGccatctcccttttttcctttttttttttcttttttttttttatggtacgtgggcctctcactgttgtggcctctcccgctgctgagcacaggctccagacgcacaggctcagagaccatggctcacgggcccagccactccgcggcatgtgggatcttcccggaccggagcacgaacccgtgtcccctgcaatggcaggcagactctcaaccactgcgccaccagggaagccctcccttttttttcttgatgagtctgcctcaaggtttatcaattttgtttatctttccaaagaaccagcttttagtttcattgatcttttctactgtcttcttagtctctatttatttctgctctgatctttatgatttctttccttctgctaactatgggtttggtttgttcttctttctctagttgctttaggtgtaaggttagttgtttatttgggatttttgttgtttcctgaggtatgattgtattgatataaacttccctcgtggaactgcttttgctgcatcccacaggttttagatacttgtgttttcattttcatttatctctaggtatttttgattttctctttaatttcttccacgattcattggttgtttagtagcatattgtttagcctccacatgtttgtgttttttgagtttttttcaatatccacaaatcaatccatgtgatataccacat contains:
- the LOC132523064 gene encoding kynurenine/alpha-aminoadipate aminotransferase, mitochondrial-like, coding for MNYTRFITAVSAARKPSALRVMAEILGKSSKSVLSLATGAPNPNTFPFKSAVITIDNGETIQFDEEMMKRALQYSQSAGLPELLSWLKRLQVKLHNPPTIHYPPSQGQMDMCVTCGSQEGLCKVFEMIVNPGDNILVNEPIYSGTIHALQPLGCNMINVSSDEHGIIPDSLREILSKWKPEDSKNPEKNTPKFLYTVPNGNNPAGNSLTTNRKKEIYELARKYDFLIIEDDPYYFMQFNKPWAPTFLSMDVDGRVIRADSFSKVLSSGLRIGFITGPKPLIERIVLHTEVSTMHTSTFTQLLVSQLLHQWGEEGFLAHVERVIDFYRKQRDALLAAADKWLSGLAEWQVPTAGMFLWVKIKGLHDVRKLIEEKAFKKEIFMLPGYHFYLDSSAPCPYFRASFSLASPEQMDMAFQGLAQLIKESL